The Chitinophaga niabensis genomic interval TTCCCAGAGATGCTCCAGGTTCGGAATGATCTCTTTTCCGAACAGAAGGATCTTGTTGGCCACCGTATCAAATACTTCCTGATCCGGATCATCCAAAAGATGGAACAATGCGTTTATTTCCCTGGTCTCGTTCAATGCAGCTAAGTTAGATTCTGGTAAACAATTTACGAATTGTCATCTGAATTGGAAGCATTGTATTTCTACAATTAAATCAGTATCTTCTATCAAACGATCATTCTGCTTTCTTCTTGCGTGCAGGCGCTTTCTTTTTCGGAGGATTGGCCTTGATCTCTTCAATGATCGCTTTCGCCTCTTCCACGGTAAGGTCTGCCGCTGTATCTATCTTCTCTTTAGGGATCTTGAAATTCCTTAGTCCTACTTTGAGATAAGGCCCATAAGGCCCCTTCAGCACCTGGATCTTTTCTTTCTCAAACACCTTGATGGTCCGTTCATCCTTGGCCGTACGTTTTTCCGCGATCAGTGGCGCTACTTCTTCCAGCTCTACAGAGTAAGGGTCCATTTCCTTTTTCAGGGAATAGAACTTTTTATCATGTTGGGCATATGGGCCAAAACGACCAATATTCACCAGCACTTCTGTTCCTTCAAAGAGGCCCAGGTTACGCGGAAGGCGGAACAGGTCCATCGCTTCCTCCATGCTGATGGTTTCAATACTTTGTGTTTGTTTCAGTTTGGCGAAGCGCGGTTTCTCTTCATCTTCCACTTTACCGATCTGCACCATCGGGCCAAACCGTCCCATACGGGCTACAACCGGTTTGCCGGTGGCAGGATCTTCTCCCAGCAGCCTTTCTCCTTTCACCCTTTCCGCTTTCTCCAGTGTTTCTTCCACCGTGTGGTGGAAAGGATTATAGAACTCATCCAGCATGATGTTCCATACCTTCTTGCCATGGGCTATCTCATCAAACTGCTGCTCAATATTAGCAGTGAAGCTATAGTCCATTACTTTTTCGAAGTATTGTTTCAGGAAGTCGGTTACCAGCATACCCAGGTCTGTAGGGAACAGCTTGGATTTCTCTGCGCCGGTATTTTCCTGGTCTGTTTGTTTGGTGATCTGGTCCTTTTTCAGGAACAGGATGCGCACATCCCTTTTCACGCCTTCTTTATCACGTTTTTCCACGTAACCACGTTTCTGAACAGTGGTAATAGTGGGAGCGTAAGTAGAGGGGCGGCCGATCCCCAGCTCTTCCAGTTTCTTTACCAGGCTGGCCTCCGTATAACGGGGAGCAGGGCGGGTAAAACGTTCTGTGGCTTTCATTTCCTTCAATTCCAGCGCCTGCTTAACCGTGAGCGGTGGTAATACGCCTTCCTGGTCTTCATCTGCTTCATCCTCATCATCCTGGCCTTCCATGTATATCTTCAGGAACCCGTCGAACTTCAATACTTCACCGCTGGCAGTGAGTTCTTCTTTATTAGTAGAGATCTCAATTTTAGCGATGGTCTTTTCCAGTTCGGCATCACTCATCTGGCTGGCGATGGTACGTTTCCAGATCAGTTCATATAATCTTTTGAGGTCAGAATCGTCCACGGTGGCATTCTCCATGTAAGTAGGGCGAATGGCTTCGTGGGCTTCCTGGGCATTCTCGTTTTTGTTCTTGTATTTGCGGGACTGGTAATAACGTTCTCCGTAGTTTTTATGGATGGCGTTGCTGATATCCGTCATAGCGGTTTCCGAGAGGTTCACGGAATCCGTTCTCATATAGGTGATCTGACCGCTTTCGTAAAGCTTCTGAGCCAGCAGCATCGTTTTGGAAACACTGTAACCCAGTTTCCGGCTGGCTTCCTGCTGAAGGGTAGAAGTGGTGAAAGGGGCTGAAGGGCTCTTCTTGCCCGGTTTTACCTGTATGTCCTTCACGGTATACGCAGCACCTACACATTGTTGCAGGAACTTTTCCGCGTCGTCCGCAGTTTTGAACTTGGTAGGTCCTTCCGCTTTAAAAGTGATTGTTTTCCCGGTAATGTCCTTTGCCAGGAAGAAAGCTTCCACTTTAAAGGTACTGGTAGTAGTAAAGCTATTGATCTCCCTTTCCCTTTCCACGATCAGGCGTACGGCAACAGATTGAACACGGCCGGCGGAAAGAGAATTGCGCATGCTCATCTTTCTCCATAATACAGGCGATAGTTCAAAACCAACAATACGGTCAAGTATCCGGCGGGCTTGCTGTGCATTCACGAGGTCCATGTTCAGCAGGCGGGGATTCAGAACGGCTTTTTCAATGGCAGGCTTCGTAATCTCGTGAAATACAATGCGTTTGGTGGTGGCAGGGTCTAGCTTGAGTACTTCGCAAAGGTGCCAGGATATGGCTTCCCCTTCACGGTCCTCATCCGTTGCCAACCAAACCTCATCGGAGTCCTTAGCTATTTTTTTTAAGTCCTTTACAACCTTTTCCTTATCTTCTGGTATTATATACTTGGGTTTGAAGCTGTTCTGAATATCAATACCCATGTCATCCTTTTCAAGATCCCGGATATGACCAAAACAAGATTTAACCTCAAAGTCTTTACCTAAAATTTTTTCTATCGTTTTTGCCTTTGCCGGGGACTCAACAATTACAAGATTTTTAGCCATGAACGCCTGCTTTATTTACTATAATTACGCCAAAATTTGCACAAAAGGTGCGAATCCGCATTCTGCAAGTATATAAAAGTAGGTTGATATAAAAAATATTATCCGGTAAATAGTTGATTTCGAGCCGGCAACGGCAGAACGCAATCCTACATATAATATATTTAGTCTCCTATTAGCTCTAAAGGCAGTAATATTACATGTTAAAATATAACCATGTATTTGGGGCTTGGCATAGAATTGGGGGCCAGGTTACCGTTAACCGAATTTTAAATAAGTATCATGGACATAGTTATTATAGGAGCTGGCAATGTGGCACACTGTTTTGGTCACCTGATGAAGTTACACGGTCACCATGTAACCCAGGTGATCAGCAGGCGGAAAGAGCATGCGCGGGAACTGGCTGAATTACTGGGAGGGGAGTTCACCACCGATCTGATAGATATTAATATGGAGGCGGATGTTTACCTGCTGGCCGTAAATGATAGCGTAATCCCTGAATTGAACGACCTCCTGCGGCTGGGAAGAAGGATTGTGGTCCATACCGCCGGAGCAGTTCCCATGGAAGCCATCGCCCGCATTTCCACCAATGTGGGGGTGATGTATCCCCTGCAAAGTATCCGGAAGGAGATCAAGAGCTATCCCGCCATCCCCCTCATCCTGGAAGGACGGAACGAGGAAGTATTAAAAAGGTTGCATGCCCTGGCCCAAAGTATATCTCCCATTACAGCCACCATGGACTCTGCCCAACGCCTCCAGATGCACCTGGCAGCTGTGTTCTGCAATAACTTCACCAATCACCTCATTGCCCTCGCTAAATTCTATTGTGAGCAGGAAGGAAGGGATTTTTCGCTGCTGGCCCCCATTATCCGGGAAACTTTCCAGCGGCTGGATAAATATCCACCCGAATCTGTACAGACCGGGCCGGCTTTAAGGCACGATGAACAGACCATGGCCCTTCATGAATCCATCCTGGCACAGTATCCTGCCATGCAGCAGATCTATCCCATGTTGTCCGAAAGTATTTACCAGTTCCACCACGCAGAAAAATAGCCTATTTTTGCCCATTCATGGAAAAACAGATGAATGTATTGGAACAATTCAGGCACATCCGCACCTTCGTATTTGATGTGGATGGTGTGCTGACAGACGGAACGGTACAATTGCTCCCGAATGGGGAACAAAGCCGCAAAATGAATATCCGGGACGGCTATGCCCTGCAGCTTGCGGTAAAAAAGGGCTATCGCATAGCCGTTATTTCCGGCGGACGTTCGGAAAGCGTAATTACACGCCTCAACGGATTAGGTATCACAGACATTTTCACCGGCGTGAACAATAAACAGGAGAAACTGGAAGATTATGCCCTTGAGCACGATCTGCTTTGGGAAGAAGTATTGTTCATGGGAGACGATATCCCGGATTACAGGGCCATGCAGTTATGCGGTTTACCGGTTTGCCCCGGAGACGCCACGCCAGAGATCAAAAGTATCAGTAAATATATTTCCCCCGTTGCCGGTGGCCAGGGCTGCGTACGTGATGTGATCGAAAAAGTACTGAAACTCAACGATCACTGGACAATGGACGAAGGGGTGCCATCAAGATAATGAGGGATGACGATTAGTTCCATTACTTTCGTGATTCAAATTGAATAATTCTACATAGAACTAAATATGACTCTCCTCGCGGCTTTTTTCAGAATGATACGTTACCCGAACCTGATCTATATTGCACTGACGCAACTGCTGCTGCAATATTGCGTGGTTAGGCCCGTATTATTAAATAGTGGCGCGGAGCCTTCACTCACCCTCCCGCACTTCCTGATGTTAACCCTGTCTACCATCCTGGTAGCAGCCGGCGGATATATCATCAATGATTATTTCGACATCAATATAGACCTCGTCAATAAACCGGAAAAAATGGTGGTGGACAGGATCATCAACCGCCGCTGGGCCATGGCATGGCATACCATATTAAATATGGCCGGCGTATCGCTTGGTTTCCTTGTCGCTTTCCAGATCGGGCAGTTCTACCTGGGTTTTGTTCAGGTGATCTGCACCCTGCTGCTCTGGTTCTATTCCACTTCTTTCAAACGCCAGGTGCTGATCGGTAACGTGGTGATCTCCATCCTCACCGCACTGAGTGTTGTAGTGGTGGGTTTTTATGAAAAACAGATCTATTCCAGCTTTGAAGCCATTATGTCCTTCGAGGGCAGAAAGCTCATTAAGATCATTGGCGTATATGCCACCTTTGCTTTCGTATTATCCATGGTCCGCGAGATCGTGAAAGATATGGAAGACATGATCGGCGACAGCAAAGATGGTTGCCGCACCTTACCCATCGTATGGGGATTGAAAAAAACAAAACGTTTTACCATCCTCCTGATGGTGATCCTGCAGGCTTTGCTGATCACTATTATGATCGTAACGGGTTTGAAGGAATGGTATGCGGCCGTTGCTTACATCTTCGTTTTTGTACTGGTACCCTTTACGTTCTTTGTACAGAAACCATTTCTTACGGCCTATTCGCCGGAACAATATCATAAGATCAGTACCTGGATCAAGATCGTTATGCTCACAGGTATACTCTCCATGATCTTCTTTAAAATCATGTTATAATGTACGCTGGTAAACGTGTAATCCTTGCATCGCAATCTCCGCGCCGCAGGCAGTTATTGGAACAGGCCGGTATTCCTTTTGAAGTGATGGTAAGTGATGCGGAAGAAACCTTCCCGCCGGAAATGCCTGCCGCCGAAGTACCGGTCCATATTGCCCGGCTAAAGGCTAATGCCGTCAGCGCATCTTTTGGAAAAGAAGATGTGGTCATTGCCGCAGATACCATTGTACTGCTCGATAAAAAGATCATCGGCAAGCCGGTGGACCGGACAGATGCCATCAATATCCTTTCCAGCTTAAGCGGACGTATACACGAAGTGATCACCGGCGTAGTGATCCGTTTCAATGGTTCGGAAGACGCCTTCTCCCAAACAACAGAAGTGCATTTCAAGCCCCTCAGCCGGGAACAGATCGAATACTATGTGGATCATTATCAGCCTTTTGATAAAGCCGGGGCCTATGCCATCCAGGAATGGATAGGGGCGGTGGGCATCGACCGCATTAATGGCTGCTTCTATAATGTAATGGGGCTCCCCATCAGCCAGGTAGCGGAACGGTTAACCAGATTATAATTATCTATACATTATAAAAATAATATTTATATTTGTCCCCGAAATGCAGAAATTTATAATGTAAGGAAGCCCTATGCTGAAAACCATTGGATGCTTAACAGTGCTGGCAATAACCCTGGCAGCCTGTAGGAAAAAAGACACTCCGCCCGCTCCTCCAGTGGACTACTGGTTGGTTTCCAGCATAATAAGGGGAACAGATACCATCCGCCTTACCTATTCTTCCAACAGAACAGTGAAACAGGTAAATGAAGCCAATGATTCATGCCGGATCGTGTATGAAAATGGCCGCATCAAACAGTTCGTGTACCTGATGGAATATGTGAAAAATCTGCCTTTTAAATCATTCAGCTACAACGGGAACAATATCGTGCGTATCAACCAGTACGGCTGGAACCTGCAGAATGAATGGGTGATCCTGGATTACGATTCCCTGGTATACAGGAATGGCCGCCTGGCTGAATATCATCAGATCAACGGAGGCGTACGCAGCAGGGTAAATAAATTTACCTGGGAAGGGAAGAACATTATCAAAGAGGAAGGTTTTGATGTAAACCAGGAAGTGGATATACCGGCTTATGTGAACACCTATACGTATGCTGAAGAAGCAGGTGTGCAAAACCGCATTAACGGTCAGTTCCTTTTCCTGTACCTCTTCCGGGACTTTACCCTGATGAGTGATAAGATGCTGGCCAAAGCAGAACGTGCAAGGGTTCCGGGTGATATACTCTTCTCCCGTACGGTAAAAGAGTTTGTACTGGAAGATAAAAATGTCATAAAAACAATGGAAACAATAGAAGACATCGATAACAACCAAACATCAACATATAATACCGTGTTCAAATACACGAAGTTTAACCAGTAAAACCTTACAGATCCTATCCTATGAAAAAGACACTATTAAGTATCACCGTTGTGATACTGCTTTTTGCAGGCTGCAACGACAAGGATGATACAACTCCCAAAGCTGAAAAATGGTACATCAGCAAATCCATCGAGAAAAGAGGAAGCGGAAACGCAGATGATACAACAGTAGTAACGTACAACGCGGATAATACGGTAAAAGAATTCTCCAGCGGATCCGGCATTGATTACCAGGCTTCAGGCCCTGTATATGAAGGAGGAAAGATCATCCGTATCCAGGAAAAAAGGTCCGAGCAGGGTATACCGGGTACCCGGGCATCATTCGTTTACACCGGTGATCAACTGACCAGGATCAATAATTTTGGGTACGATGCTGACCGCAATGAATGGTATGATGAGAGTTACGATTCTTTGGTGTACAAAAACGGCAAACTTTCCGAATTCTACGAATTTGAAAAGACCGGGTATACATTATTCTTCAAACTCACCTGGGAAGGCAGCAATGTTAAAACAGTGGAACGTTCTTCCAAAGCGCCCGAAGATGCTGCTTATACTTTGCATAGTATAGCTACCAATACCTATGATAACAAAGCAGCCTTACACCTCCTGCTGAACAACAATTACATCTGGCTGGTGAATGTAATGAACTTCGAAAACCTGAGTGCCAACAACCTCGTTAAACAGGAAGTACACTATCAGCCATCAGGCATACTTAATGACCGCACTACCATTACCTTAACCTACAACGATGCGGGCCTGCCGGAAGGAATAGATACCAAATGGGAATACCTGCAGGTAGATCCCTCACACGTAGAGAACAGCCAGACATTATTTATATACGCTAAACGTTAAGCTCTATGAAAAAATATTGCTGGCTTTTACTACTATAACACTCCTTCAAAAGATAAAATATACAAACCAGATACCCTATGAAAAAAACACTGTTGGGCTTAACAGCCATAACCCTCTTTTTTGCAGCCTGTAAAAAAGATGATGCTTCACCGGAAACCTACTACCTGAGCAAACTGATCGATGTGGGAGAAGATGGTAATGATACCACGCTGATCTCTTATAATGCAGACAACACTTTCAAAGAAACCTACAGTGCAGCCATGAATAATGGCCAGCTGGAATTCTTTGCAGAAGGTCCTGTATATGAAGGTGGGAAAATAGTGGCTATCCAGCAAAGAAGCAGTTTTACGCCTACGTCTCATTATTCCAGATCATTTGTTTATACAGGTACCCAGGTAACCAAAGTGAATTACTATTGGGACAATGATCAGGATGGACAATATGTTATAGCGCCTGTTTTTGATTCTCTGGTATATACTGCCGGCAAACTATCTGAATTATGGCATCTTGACCCGAATATGCCGGATAACCAGACTAAATACCTCCTTACCTGGGAAGGGAACAATGTGAAAACATGCAGTCTTTACTTTAAAATGCCCGGCACTGATTTCCTGCTGCACAGCGTAACGAAATATACCTATGATAACAAGCCGGGATTCCAGCATATCCTCGGAAGTTACCATTGGCTAAGCAATCCTACTTCCTTTGAATACCTGAGTGCCAATAACCTGCTGAAAGAAGAAGAGTACAGGGAAGATGTACTGCGTTTTACTTCCACTAATGTATACACCTATGAAGGCAACCTGCTGAAAATGGTGGATACGGAAGATAAATACACTGAACCGGCCAGCACAGAAACCTACAAAACTAAACTTGAATATACCACCAGATAACACCATCCTATGAGAAAAACACTGTTAGGCTTAACGGCCATTTCCCTCTTTTTTGGAGCCTGTAAAAAGGACGATGCTTCCCCTGAAACCTACTATCTCAGCAAAATGATCGAAATAGGAGAAGATAGTAATGATACTACATTCATCTCCTATAACGGGGACAATACTTTCAAAGAATTATCGTATGCCTATACCAGCAACGGGGAGCCTGTATCCTATTCGGAAGGCGCGGTATATGAAGGAGGAAAAATAGTATCCCTTTACGAAAAAAGGAACGGCACTACTACAACTACAAGGTCCTTTGTTTATACAGCGGGTGTAGTTACCCGGGTAATATATCATGGAGACATTAACGGAGATGGGTTGGAAGATAATCGTTATGATTCCCTGGTATACGCTTCAGGAAAACTCAGTGAAATTTATTCAATGGACGGATCTAATGCCGGTTATGTCTATAAATACCTTCTTACCTGGGAGGGTAATAATGTGAAAACTCGCAGTACTTTCTATAAGTTTTCCGGCACTGAATACACATCAGATGGTGTTTCAAAATATACCTATGATAACAAGCCCGGTTTCCAAAAGCTCTTTGGCAGCTATCAGTGGTTAAACGATCTGAGCAGTGTTGAAAACCTGAGTGCCAATAATATCACAAAAGAAGAGTCCTACAGGGATGATGTGCTGCGTGCCACTTATTCTAATGTATATACTTACGAAGGTAACCTGCTGAAAATGGTAGATTCTGAGAATACATATCCGGATCCTGCTTACAATGAAACCTATAAAGTTAAACTTGAATACATCAAAAAATGAGAAAAATACTTTTAAGCGCTGCTGCTTTTATGCTGCTGCTGTCTGCCTGTAAGAAGGATGATGCAACGCCTGCTGAGGAATGGTACCTCAGTAAATTCACGAGTGTGGAAGCAGGCCGTACGGATACTATTACCACTACGGTGAA includes:
- the topA gene encoding type I DNA topoisomerase codes for the protein MAKNLVIVESPAKAKTIEKILGKDFEVKSCFGHIRDLEKDDMGIDIQNSFKPKYIIPEDKEKVVKDLKKIAKDSDEVWLATDEDREGEAISWHLCEVLKLDPATTKRIVFHEITKPAIEKAVLNPRLLNMDLVNAQQARRILDRIVGFELSPVLWRKMSMRNSLSAGRVQSVAVRLIVEREREINSFTTTSTFKVEAFFLAKDITGKTITFKAEGPTKFKTADDAEKFLQQCVGAAYTVKDIQVKPGKKSPSAPFTTSTLQQEASRKLGYSVSKTMLLAQKLYESGQITYMRTDSVNLSETAMTDISNAIHKNYGERYYQSRKYKNKNENAQEAHEAIRPTYMENATVDDSDLKRLYELIWKRTIASQMSDAELEKTIAKIEISTNKEELTASGEVLKFDGFLKIYMEGQDDEDEADEDQEGVLPPLTVKQALELKEMKATERFTRPAPRYTEASLVKKLEELGIGRPSTYAPTITTVQKRGYVEKRDKEGVKRDVRILFLKKDQITKQTDQENTGAEKSKLFPTDLGMLVTDFLKQYFEKVMDYSFTANIEQQFDEIAHGKKVWNIMLDEFYNPFHHTVEETLEKAERVKGERLLGEDPATGKPVVARMGRFGPMVQIGKVEDEEKPRFAKLKQTQSIETISMEEAMDLFRLPRNLGLFEGTEVLVNIGRFGPYAQHDKKFYSLKKEMDPYSVELEEVAPLIAEKRTAKDERTIKVFEKEKIQVLKGPYGPYLKVGLRNFKIPKEKIDTAADLTVEEAKAIIEEIKANPPKKKAPARKKKAE
- a CDS encoding Rossmann-like and DUF2520 domain-containing protein, giving the protein MDIVIIGAGNVAHCFGHLMKLHGHHVTQVISRRKEHARELAELLGGEFTTDLIDINMEADVYLLAVNDSVIPELNDLLRLGRRIVVHTAGAVPMEAIARISTNVGVMYPLQSIRKEIKSYPAIPLILEGRNEEVLKRLHALAQSISPITATMDSAQRLQMHLAAVFCNNFTNHLIALAKFYCEQEGRDFSLLAPIIRETFQRLDKYPPESVQTGPALRHDEQTMALHESILAQYPAMQQIYPMLSESIYQFHHAEK
- a CDS encoding KdsC family phosphatase, whose product is MEKQMNVLEQFRHIRTFVFDVDGVLTDGTVQLLPNGEQSRKMNIRDGYALQLAVKKGYRIAVISGGRSESVITRLNGLGITDIFTGVNNKQEKLEDYALEHDLLWEEVLFMGDDIPDYRAMQLCGLPVCPGDATPEIKSISKYISPVAGGQGCVRDVIEKVLKLNDHWTMDEGVPSR
- a CDS encoding geranylgeranylglycerol-phosphate geranylgeranyltransferase, which produces MTLLAAFFRMIRYPNLIYIALTQLLLQYCVVRPVLLNSGAEPSLTLPHFLMLTLSTILVAAGGYIINDYFDINIDLVNKPEKMVVDRIINRRWAMAWHTILNMAGVSLGFLVAFQIGQFYLGFVQVICTLLLWFYSTSFKRQVLIGNVVISILTALSVVVVGFYEKQIYSSFEAIMSFEGRKLIKIIGVYATFAFVLSMVREIVKDMEDMIGDSKDGCRTLPIVWGLKKTKRFTILLMVILQALLITIMIVTGLKEWYAAVAYIFVFVLVPFTFFVQKPFLTAYSPEQYHKISTWIKIVMLTGILSMIFFKIML
- a CDS encoding Maf family protein, giving the protein MYAGKRVILASQSPRRRQLLEQAGIPFEVMVSDAEETFPPEMPAAEVPVHIARLKANAVSASFGKEDVVIAADTIVLLDKKIIGKPVDRTDAINILSSLSGRIHEVITGVVIRFNGSEDAFSQTTEVHFKPLSREQIEYYVDHYQPFDKAGAYAIQEWIGAVGIDRINGCFYNVMGLPISQVAERLTRL